The Candidatus Omnitrophota bacterium DNA window TCTCCTTTACGGGGTCAATTAAGCCCCAGAAAAACAATACAACCTATAACCTATCTACTCTGTGACTATCTATTTATTCTACTGATAATCCAGAGTTTTCACCAACTATCATTGAACAATTATCGTATCATCTCCTTTATTTTGACACCTAACTTATCATAAGATAACTGAATTAGCAAGGTTTTTTCGTCTAAACTAAGACAAAAAATACATAAACTACCTTTATCCAATGAGTTAAGAAAGGCGGCTAACGCCAAAAAGAAGCTGGGTGAGCTCTCGCGGATTAGCTAAATAATATTTAGCCTTAGAGCTTTTAGATCTACCGATCCTTACCCCCAAATCAGGATCTTTAAGCAGTTTGAATACATCTTCATCGGTTAAGTCATCACCAAAAAATAATGTAAGATCGTTCTTTGCCTTTCTAAGCTTTTTATGAAAAAACTGAACGCTATCAGCCTTACTAAATGCTATATTTGGTCTTAGCTCTAAAACTTTTTTTCCGGAACCAATTTTAAGAAGCTTGGCCTTTAAAAAGGGCTTACTGGTTTCTTTAAATATCTTAATAACTGTTCTCTGCTTGCTCAAAAGCACCTTGCGATAATGCACTGCCAGGATTGCCCCCTTATCCTCTATAACAACTCCACCGATATCATTTAAACTTTTAGCCAGCTGCGATTTTGCTTTTTTTATAACCGCTCTAGATTTTATTTGCAGCTTAGGATTTAATAGTACCTTTTTCTTATACTCTATCTCC harbors:
- the otsB gene encoding trehalose-phosphatase; translated protein: MDWSNSFRNPPRRVIKLTKEYLSKVLKSRKRVFIFFDYDGTLSPIVRNPHLARVPLSTKKSLKKLAGNRRFVVGIISGRSLRDVKKRVGLKDIFYAGGHGLEIEYKKKVLLNPKLQIKSRAVIKKAKSQLAKSLNDIGGVVIEDKGAILAVHYRKVLLSKQRTVIKIFKETSKPFLKAKLLKIGSGKKVLELRPNIAFSKADSVQFFHKKLRKAKNDLTLFFGDDLTDEDVFKLLKDPDLGVRIGRSKSSKAKYYLANPRELTQLLFGVSRLS